ATTAGTTACTCATGCGGTTATTTACCGAGCGGAAAGTATATCGTTAATACTCCAGAGGGCGAGATGCAGCTTCTATTTAATGCCCTGACTGGGCTGTGGCAACAGGATAGACAGGGAGCGGGCACGATAGATAACCGTCAGTTTATCGCTTTAGGTTACGCTCTTGTACGCCCTGCTCGGGGTGCAAGCCAAAAACGTCCCTTGTAGAGGGGATAGTTTATAGCGGGGATAGATTCTGTTACCCGCTTCCTGAATCGTTGACTAAACTTTAGGTGAGGTAACAACAGGAGAACATGATGACGGACAACTACGCTTTCCCCTTAAAAGCAGAAGAGACTAAACCGGTCAAGGATAACCCCGCCAAGCAGGGTGAACTCCCCCGCAAGCGTGATGACAGCCAGGACGACCACAAGGATCCGTTCAAGGCCAGCTAACCCTACGCCAGACGCCTTTCCCAAAGCCCTTTCGCTGCCCCTGTGATCGCCATCCCTGTTTGCGCTCAACGGGCAGCGAAATCGGCTGGTTGTATTACGCTTAATTCACAAAACCAACAAAAAACATGATAGCCGTTCAGACGGACAAGAGGGCGGTGAATGTTTAAACCGTTAAGCTGGCGTAATATCCCCACCGCAAGAACGCTATCGGTACTGATTTTTATCGCCGGCATTGGGCTGATTGTTTCCGTAGTGGCCTTGCTCTACCTCTCCCTGCATCTTATCAGCAGCAAAACTAACGAAATAGATGAACACCGCTCTGCACTGTCAGTACAGGGTGCAATACAGACCTCGGTTAATCGCGTCCTGTCGCTGGTCATCGATAATGCCGTTTGGGACGATGCCGCACGTGAGGTCTACCAGCCGCAGCTTGATACCCGCTGGCTCGATAATATTTGGGGAGCAGCGTATAAGAGCAGTAACCTTTATGATGGTACCTTCGTGCTTGACGAGCATCATAAGGTGCTATGGGGCTCCTTTCGCAGCCAGCCTTTTCATGAGAAGAATCTGGATTTTTTCGGCGAAGGTTTTAGGGTACTAATTAATAAGCACACCGCTGCTCAGGCTAATGAGCAAAATATCACTGCGGGCATTACCCGTACCCGTCATGGTATTGCATTTATCGCCATTGGCCTTATCAAGCCCAGAATAACTCCGCTTCAGGTACCCGGCAATATTCGGCGTTATCTGGTGATTACGCGTCATATAGATACTCAAAATCTTAAAGCCCTAGGCGATACCTTCCAGATCGAAAACCTGCGTTTCAGTCTTAACCAAACCAGGGATTCCAGCGTGCCGTTAAAAAGCTCCGCGGGGGATCTGCTGGGCTATTTAAGCTGGGAGCCGCAGCTGCCCGGGGCCAGGGCGGCGCACGCGGCGGCATGGGAGATCCGCCAGATTGTTGTCCTTGTCGCTGCTCTGATCCTGCTGTTTATCATGCTGAGCAGCGCCGGTCTCTATAAGCTGGCAAAAGGGGAGAAGCTGGCCCGCAGCACCGCCATGACCGACTGGCTGAGCCGATTGCCGAACCGACGAGCGCTGCTGGCGCGGCTGGAGGCGCTTAGCCTTGCTAATCCAAACGAGGCAATCAGCGTGGTGTTTATCGATCTCGACGGCTTCAAGGACGTCAACGATATCTATGGTCATGAGGTTGGCGATCGCCTGATCGTAGCGCTTTCCAGAGCCCTGAGCGATAAAGTCCCTGACGGCGGCATGCTGGCGCGGATGGGCGGAGATGAGTTTGCCATGACCATCAGCGGCGATCGGGCCAGCGAAAAGGCCAGCCGCTTTGCGGAGCAGGTGCTGGTGATGCTCGATCTGCCGATTCGCCTGAGCGAGCGCACGCTCTACATCGGCGCAAGCATTGGTATTGCCAGCGGCACGCTGCTGGAGTGTACCAGCTCGGAGCTGTTTCGCCGGGCGGACATTGCTATGTACCATTCAAAAATGAACGGTAAGGCGCAGGTCACCCACTACGATGCCGAGCTGAACAGCGCCCGCGAGCGCAAGGTTGCCATTGAAAACGATATTCGCGAGGGCCTGCTCCGCGACGAGTTTGACGTCTGGTACCAGCCCATTGTCGATGCCCGCAGCCAGGTGACGGTGGGCGTGGAGGCGCTGGTGCGCTGGCCCCGACGGCCCGCTGGCGCGCTACCGCCGGATGCGTTTATTACCATTGCCGAGACCAGCGGACTGATCCACGCCCTGGGGCAGTTCGTGCTGCGCCGCGCCTGCAGGGATCTGCAACCACTTAGCGATCTCAAGCTGTCGGTGAATATCTCCCCGGCGCAGTTTCGCGATCCCGACTTTGAAAACAAGGTAGCAGACGTTCTTCGTGATAGTCATTTCCCTGCGCATCGCCTGCAGCTGGAGATCACCGAAACCTATGTGCTGGAGAACCCAGAGCGCTCTCTTTCAGCGATCGGTAATCTAAAAGCGTTGGGAACGGCCATTGCGCTGGACGATTTTGGTACCGGCTACTCCAGCATTGGCTACCTCCGGCGCTTCAACTTTGACACTATCAAGATAGACAAGTCGCTGGCCGGGCTGGTGGATCATGATGAGCAGGCGGCGGCGCTGGTGGGCGGTACGATTCGTATTGCCAGCGCGCTGGGGATGACGGTGGTTGCAGAGGGTATTGAGAACGAAAAACAGATGAAGCTGCTGAGTATGGCTGGCTGCGATCGGCTTCAGGGCTTCTTCTTTAGCGCGCCAATGCCGATTGACGCGCTGTGGCAGCACCGTCAGCGCCGCCAGGGTTAACTACGGCTCTTGCGCCAGGGCATCCAGCCGATCGCGAAAGCCGGTGATGGCAATCGCCCGGTTATCGGCGCGCCAGCGATCTTTGGCCCCCGGCGCGGAGCTTTGTACCGCAATCAGCCGCCAGCCGTCGTCCGTCTTTAGCATCAGCGGAGAGCCGCTGTCGCCGGGCAGGGTATCGCACTGGTGAGAGAGCACGCTATCCTGCGCCCAGCCGGTCACCACGCAGTTTTGATGGCTGTAGAGGTTGTCCAGATGATCCTGCGGATAGCCTGACTGCGTCACCTTCCGGTCGGCAGCTTTTAGCGCGGCGGTCAGCGCATCGCGATCCCCTTCAAACAGCGGCAGGGGGGTGATACCCGACGGCGGATAGCGCAGCACGATCAGGCCGAAATCCCACGGCGCGGCGGCAGGCGGAACAATCCATCCCTCGCCGTCAGGCTTAAGGCGCTTACCCAGGGTTGATTCAACCCGCCCCTCAATACCATGGATCTCATAACGCCAGATGCCGTTCTGCGCCACAAAGCGCAGCGCCACGGCTCTATCAGCCTTGCCACGGGGCGGCGTCAGCAGGCAGTGCCCAGCGGTCAACGCTACGCGGGGCGAAATCAGCGTCGCGGTGCAGAGATTGCCGCTGGCAGTCTCCAGTTGGCCGATAGCGTCCCACGGCGACTGCGTTGGATTACTCACCCGGACCCGGTCGTCATGATTAAAAAACAGCGTCTTGATCTCAGCGGCAGCGGCGGCATCATCATCGGCATGGCTGTAAAAAGAAAATAGACAAAGCGAACCCAATAGCAGAATACCGAATTTATGCATATCACACTCTGGTGGGGCAATAATGATTATTCAAACCCTAAGCAACAACTATAGACGGGACGGGAGGAAAGGGGGAGTAAAATCAGCGTGCTACATTCAGGAAAGATAGAAACGAAGGGATACCAGCGCGCAGGCAATCAGCATGAGCAAAATCAGCTCGAAACGGTAGCGTTGCAGCATAGATCCTCCGAAAGAAGCAGCGCCCGGCAGGCGGGCGCTGAAGTAAGCATCAAACTTAGGCAGCAGGCTGAGCAGCCGGTTTAGCAGCGGTATGTTTTACTGCTTTTTTGTGGTGTTTCTTAGCAGCCTGGGCTTTCTGGTCAGCGGCTGGTTTAGCAGCGCTCTGGTCAGCGGCCGGTTTAGTGGCTTTTTTGTGGTGCTTTTTAGCAGCCTGCGCTTTCTGGGTCGCGGCAGCTTTATGGTGTTTTTTGTGATGGGTGGTTTTGGCAGCCGGAGCAGCGCTCTGAGTCTGAGCGGTTGCTGCTGGTGCAGCGGTGGTCGCAGCAGTGTCAGCAGCGAACGCAGCAGAAGAGAGACCCATAGCAGCGGCAACAACCAGAGCTAATACTTTTTTCATTCTGATATCCTCGAATTGGTTTCATCATTTAACCCCACTGCGGGGCCGTTGAAGAGACTATAGGCTTCTCAATGCGGGGCTTCAGTGAGTGATTGGTATCGGCGTGTAACGTAATGTACAACGCGCAGAGAGAGGCCGGGAATGACGCTCCCGGCCTGAAAAGTTACAGATAGCGGGCGGTAAGATGCTGGCGGAAGTAGCGGCTGTTCAGCGCTTCGCCGGTGGCGGATTCAATTAGCTTAGCGGTCGTAAAGCGGCTGCCGTGCTGCCAGATATTCTGCCGCAGCCACTCGAACAGGGCGCTGAAATCCCCTTCTGCGATGGCGGCATCAAGGTTAGGCAGCGCGGTGCGTGCCGCGTGGAACAGCTGCGCGGCGTACATTGCGCCAAGGGTATAGGATGGGAAATAGCCAAAGCCGCCGTCGGTCCAGTGGATATCCTGCATGCAGCCGTCGCGGTAGTTGCCCACGGTCGAGATGCCCAACCAGTGCTGCATCTTCTCATCCCACAGGGCCGGAATGTCCTCTACCTCAATCTCACCGTTGATCAGCGCTCGCTCAATCTCATAGCGCAGGATCACATGCGCGGGGTAGCTCACCTCGTCAGCATCCACGCGGATGAGGCCAGGCTGCACCTGCTGGTTCCAGGCGATGAAATTCTCTTCGCTAAAGGCGGGCTGCGCGCCAAAACGGTCGATGACCGCTGGCAGGAGACGCTGTAAAAACGCCTTGCTGCGGCCAAGCTGCATCTCAAAGAACAGACTCTGCGATTCGTGCACGGCCATCGAGCGAGCCTCGGCGACCGGCTGTCCCAGCCAGGTGCGGGGCAGGTTCTGCTCGTAGCGGGCGTGGCCGGTTTCATGCACCACGCCAAAGAGGGCACCCAACAGATCGTTCTCGTCGTAGCGCGTGGTGATGCGCACGTCCTCCGGTACGCCGCCGCAGAAGGGGTGGGCGCTGATATCCAGACGGCCTGCGTCAAAATCAAAGCCCAGGGTATGCATTGCCGTCAGACCCAGCTCGCGCTGCTTCTCCACCGGGAACGGCCCGACCGGCGCGATAAGCTGGCGCTGGGCCTGCTTCGCTACCGCCTGATTAAGCAGATCCGGCAGCCAGGATTTGAGATCGGCAAACAGCACGTCGAGCTTCGCGGCAGTCATATCCGGCTCGTAGAGATCCAACAGCGCGTCGTAGGGGGTGCAGCCTTTTACAGCCGCACGCAGCTTAGCCTCTTCACGACTGAGCTTGACCACCTCTTTAAGATTGGCGGAAAAACCTTCCCAGTCATTCGCCGGGCGCTGGCTACGCCAGGCGTGCTCGCAGCGGCTGCCCGCCAGCGATTTCGCCTCTACCAGCGACTCAGGGAGTACCGCCGCCTGCTGATAGTGGCGGGTCATCTCCCGCAGGTTGGCCTGCTCAACGTCGTTAAGATCCTCCTGCGCGGCCGCTTCAAACCACTGAGCCACCTTTTTATCCGTCAGGATCTGGTGTTTCAGGACGCTTAACTCCGCCAGCGCTTCGCCCCGGGCTGCACTCCCGGCAGAGGGCATCATCGTCATCATGTCCCAGCCGGCGATGGATGAGAGGTGAGAGAAACGGTAAAGACGCTGGAAGGTGCGGGTCAGTTGCTGGTAGTTGCTGGTGTCCATTATGCCTCGTGTTGTGCTGATATAATTTGCTTACATTTCAAGATAACAGGACGCCTGCGCTGATACCACTGTGAGAAAATGTCTATTGCCCGGCGGCGCTACGCTTGCACAGGTCTACGGTAACGCGCTGTTTGTAGGCTGGGCAAGCGGAGCGCTGCCCGGCACGTTCAGATGTGAAGGGTTAGGATATAAGCTACGCAGAGAGACGGCGGTGCAGGGTACGGCCCACCAGCAGCGCGGCCAGCAGCATCACGGCAATAAAACCGCCGACGCCGTTCCAGCCATAGCTGTGCCAGAACAGACCACCCAGCGTCCCGGCCAGGCTCGATCCCAGGTAATAGCTAAACAGATAGAGCGATGAAGCCTGGCCTTTAGCCCGGCGCGCTCGCGGACCGATCCAGCTGCTGGCGACCGAGTGGGCGGCGAAGAAGCCAGCAGAGAAGAGCAGCATGCCGGCAAAAATCAGCCCCAGCGACGAGAAGAGCGTCAGCAGCACGCCGCCCAGCATAATCCCCGTTGAAGCCAGCATCACTGGCCCACGGCCAAAGCGTGCGGTCATCGCCCCGGCTTTGGGCGAGCTCCAGGTCCCGGTCAGGTAAGCCACCGAAAGCAGGCCTACCACTGCCTGACTAAGCTGCCACGGGGTTTGCATCAGGCGATAGCCAATGTAGTTAAACAGAGTGACAAACGATCCCATCAGCAGGAAGCCGGTTAAAAACAGCAGCGGCAGGCCGCGATCGCGCCAGTGCAGGCGAAAGTTGATCATCAGCGACCGGGGGCGCAGCGAGGCAGGACGAAAATGACGCGACTCCGGAAGAATTTTCCAGAACATCAGCGCCGAGGCCAGGGCAAAGCAGCCGATAACCGCCAGGGCGATACGCCAGCTAAAGAAGTCGGTAAATACACCGCTGAGCAGGCGTCCGCTCATACCGCCGATAGAGTTACCGCTGATGTAGAGCCCCATCGAAAAGGCCACTACGCTGGGGTGGATCTCCTCGCTCAGGTAGGTCATCCCG
Above is a genomic segment from Enterobacter sp. C2 containing:
- a CDS encoding bifunctional diguanylate cyclase/phosphodiesterase, which gives rise to MFKPLSWRNIPTARTLSVLIFIAGIGLIVSVVALLYLSLHLISSKTNEIDEHRSALSVQGAIQTSVNRVLSLVIDNAVWDDAAREVYQPQLDTRWLDNIWGAAYKSSNLYDGTFVLDEHHKVLWGSFRSQPFHEKNLDFFGEGFRVLINKHTAAQANEQNITAGITRTRHGIAFIAIGLIKPRITPLQVPGNIRRYLVITRHIDTQNLKALGDTFQIENLRFSLNQTRDSSVPLKSSAGDLLGYLSWEPQLPGARAAHAAAWEIRQIVVLVAALILLFIMLSSAGLYKLAKGEKLARSTAMTDWLSRLPNRRALLARLEALSLANPNEAISVVFIDLDGFKDVNDIYGHEVGDRLIVALSRALSDKVPDGGMLARMGGDEFAMTISGDRASEKASRFAEQVLVMLDLPIRLSERTLYIGASIGIASGTLLECTSSELFRRADIAMYHSKMNGKAQVTHYDAELNSARERKVAIENDIREGLLRDEFDVWYQPIVDARSQVTVGVEALVRWPRRPAGALPPDAFITIAETSGLIHALGQFVLRRACRDLQPLSDLKLSVNISPAQFRDPDFENKVADVLRDSHFPAHRLQLEITETYVLENPERSLSAIGNLKALGTAIALDDFGTGYSSIGYLRRFNFDTIKIDKSLAGLVDHDEQAAALVGGTIRIASALGMTVVAEGIENEKQMKLLSMAGCDRLQGFFFSAPMPIDALWQHRQRRQG
- the asr gene encoding acid resistance repetitive basic protein Asr; translation: MKKVLALVVAAAMGLSSAAFAADTAATTAAPAATAQTQSAAPAAKTTHHKKHHKAAATQKAQAAKKHHKKATKPAADQSAAKPAADQKAQAAKKHHKKAVKHTAAKPAAQPAA
- a CDS encoding carboxypeptidase M32, giving the protein MDTSNYQQLTRTFQRLYRFSHLSSIAGWDMMTMMPSAGSAARGEALAELSVLKHQILTDKKVAQWFEAAAQEDLNDVEQANLREMTRHYQQAAVLPESLVEAKSLAGSRCEHAWRSQRPANDWEGFSANLKEVVKLSREEAKLRAAVKGCTPYDALLDLYEPDMTAAKLDVLFADLKSWLPDLLNQAVAKQAQRQLIAPVGPFPVEKQRELGLTAMHTLGFDFDAGRLDISAHPFCGGVPEDVRITTRYDENDLLGALFGVVHETGHARYEQNLPRTWLGQPVAEARSMAVHESQSLFFEMQLGRSKAFLQRLLPAVIDRFGAQPAFSEENFIAWNQQVQPGLIRVDADEVSYPAHVILRYEIERALINGEIEVEDIPALWDEKMQHWLGISTVGNYRDGCMQDIHWTDGGFGYFPSYTLGAMYAAQLFHAARTALPNLDAAIAEGDFSALFEWLRQNIWQHGSRFTTAKLIESATGEALNSRYFRQHLTARYL
- a CDS encoding serine protease — protein: MHKFGILLLGSLCLFSFYSHADDDAAAAAEIKTLFFNHDDRVRVSNPTQSPWDAIGQLETASGNLCTATLISPRVALTAGHCLLTPPRGKADRAVALRFVAQNGIWRYEIHGIEGRVESTLGKRLKPDGEGWIVPPAAAPWDFGLIVLRYPPSGITPLPLFEGDRDALTAALKAADRKVTQSGYPQDHLDNLYSHQNCVVTGWAQDSVLSHQCDTLPGDSGSPLMLKTDDGWRLIAVQSSAPGAKDRWRADNRAIAITGFRDRLDALAQEP
- a CDS encoding MFS transporter, which encodes MSRTTVVDFAPASDADVQTTAVPATPYIKRGTPQFMRVTLALFSAGLATFALLYCVQPILPVLSHEFGVSPASSSISLSISTAMLAIGLLFTGPLSDAIGRKPVMVTALLLASCCTLLSTMMTSWHGILIMRALIGLSLSGVAAVGMTYLSEEIHPSVVAFSMGLYISGNSIGGMSGRLLSGVFTDFFSWRIALAVIGCFALASALMFWKILPESRHFRPASLRPRSLMINFRLHWRDRGLPLLFLTGFLLMGSFVTLFNYIGYRLMQTPWQLSQAVVGLLSVAYLTGTWSSPKAGAMTARFGRGPVMLASTGIMLGGVLLTLFSSLGLIFAGMLLFSAGFFAAHSVASSWIGPRARRAKGQASSLYLFSYYLGSSLAGTLGGLFWHSYGWNGVGGFIAVMLLAALLVGRTLHRRLSA